In a single window of the Daphnia magna isolate NIES unplaced genomic scaffold, ASM2063170v1.1 Dm_contigs340, whole genome shotgun sequence genome:
- the LOC116933448 gene encoding uncharacterized ENTR1 family protein translates to MDESFYYRLKTIKNSRASKSNIDPIEKIYRSQTFKILDLAKPLLYLHSRANLKKKSRSDAKAIKIALRLWATLLNDVTRARRRNILTQIYPGFTSLLDNKKILPADGGEHLFGPKFIGELVDQMKTMNTMDIQAGDKSGVVPVTPLQRPARASTSAAAYGGSSQSNNNRYSGYNSSNHGGNYNNYRSGNNNYNNRGGNRGFNGNRVNQNGRKL, encoded by the exons ATGGATGAGTCCTTTTATTATCGTTTGAAGACGATAAAGAACTCCAGAGCATCGAAGTCAAACATCGATCCAATTGAGAAAATTTACCGAAGTCAAACCTTTAAAATTCTTGATCTTGCTAAACCGTTGCTTTATTTACATAGCCGTGctaatttgaagaaaaagtcGAGATCAGACGCCAAGGCAATCAAGATCGCACTGAGACTCTGGGCCACGCTATTAAACGACGTCACCAGAGCACGTCGACGCAACATTTTGACCCAGATTTATCCCGGATTCACCAGTTTGCTGGATAACAAGAAGATTCTCCCAGCTGACGGCGGGGAGCATCTGTTTGGCCCAAAATTCATCGGTGAGCTGGTAGACCAGATGAAGACAATGAATACCATGGATATTCAAGCAGGTGATAAGAGTGGGGTGGTTCCAGTTACGCCACTTCAGAGACCAGCCAGGGCATCCACTTCAGCAGCGGCATATGGTGGTAGCTCGCAGTCTAACAACAATCG ATACAGCGGATACAACAGCAGCAACCATGGCGGAAACTACAACAACTATCGCAGTGGAAATAACAATTATAACAACCGTGGTGGCAATAGAGGCTTCAATGGCAACCGCGTCAACCAGAACGGCagaaaactgtaa